One segment of Rickettsiales bacterium Ac37b DNA contains the following:
- a CDS encoding lipopolysaccharide ABC transporter permease LptF, with product MKLYVKYILKELTSLVILISFALTAIIFLSQSLRYLTLVTNNGIYFIDFLQLSILMVPYLLMIILPIASFISVIYVYNKFIMDGELIVLSSTGLNRFALSLPAFIMTFVILIISYTISLYVSPISYNIFKNKIAFYKENYTSIFLEDGVFNEKKGLTIYIAERTADDSFNGIFIYDARTTDTTTLMAETAKLITKDNFISFELYNGNRQKVNKYNELDILYFDYLSYNIELKSNNYTTRWREPQERYLNELLYPPQDEIPEMFNKLKAEAHYRLTWPLLNFILTIMALIAIYPRHFSRRGQAKRITFTSICAIAMIVLFIGFNNIITITPKIVPSIYGIIGLIIIFCNYLLFCRYRAL from the coding sequence GTGAAATTATATGTTAAATACATTTTAAAAGAACTGACTTCTTTAGTAATATTGATAAGCTTTGCCCTTACCGCAATTATTTTCCTTAGCCAATCATTAAGATATCTAACTCTTGTCACAAATAATGGTATATATTTTATAGATTTTTTACAACTCTCTATATTAATGGTACCTTACTTATTAATGATAATATTACCTATAGCCAGCTTTATATCTGTTATTTACGTTTATAATAAATTCATTATGGATGGAGAATTAATAGTACTAAGCAGTACAGGACTAAATAGATTTGCATTATCATTACCAGCTTTTATTATGACATTTGTTATATTAATTATTAGTTATACCATTTCATTATATGTATCACCTATCTCTTATAATATTTTTAAAAACAAAATAGCATTTTATAAAGAAAATTATACCTCTATCTTCTTGGAAGATGGGGTATTTAATGAAAAAAAGGGACTCACTATTTATATTGCTGAACGCACAGCGGATGATTCTTTCAACGGTATATTTATTTATGATGCTCGTACTACGGACACCACAACTCTCATGGCAGAAACTGCTAAATTAATTACAAAAGATAATTTTATAAGTTTTGAATTATATAACGGTAATCGTCAGAAAGTTAATAAATATAATGAATTAGACATACTATATTTTGATTATCTTTCCTATAATATAGAGCTAAAGTCTAATAATTACACCACAAGATGGCGTGAACCTCAAGAACGTTACCTCAATGAACTCTTATATCCTCCCCAAGACGAGATACCAGAAATGTTCAATAAATTAAAGGCCGAAGCACATTATAGATTAACTTGGCCTCTACTTAATTTTATATTAACTATCATGGCTTTAATTGCTATATATCCACGTCACTTTAGTCGTAGAGGACAAGCTAAACGCATAACTTTTACCTCTATATGTGCAATAGCTATGATTGTATTATTTATTGGTTTTAATAATATAATAACCATAACCCCCAAAATAGTGCCATCAATATATGGTATTATTGGTCTTATTATTATTTTCTGTAATTATTTATTATTTTGTCGTTACAGAGCACTTTAA
- a CDS encoding phosphoglycolate phosphatase, whose product MQVIPGKELVTPKAIIFDFDETLVSTLRFINDAFTKVYETTQGKYGTKEELDQKLRGPSFDITFQETFKDEYEYYKKVFLEKYYNAFENTQIEEIFKPGAQELIDFLSKQNVPLILTSNKPFEYLDKEVKLLKVNQFFKFIIGAEDFNKIKPDPYMAFKALNNCGITYKEGAFNRDIWLIGNHKFDLECAKNIPCTAIYYGNHVPTDYAVDCIYENHTQFKNYIETKLFNKTTEMHY is encoded by the coding sequence TCGATGAAACTTTGGTATCTACCTTAAGATTCATAAATGATGCATTTACTAAAGTATATGAAACAACGCAAGGTAAATATGGCACAAAAGAAGAGTTAGATCAGAAATTACGCGGTCCTTCATTTGACATAACATTTCAAGAAACTTTTAAAGACGAATATGAATATTATAAAAAAGTTTTTTTAGAGAAATATTATAACGCATTTGAAAACACACAAATAGAGGAAATTTTCAAGCCAGGCGCGCAAGAATTAATAGATTTTTTATCAAAGCAAAATGTACCTTTAATTTTAACGAGTAATAAACCTTTTGAATATCTTGATAAAGAAGTAAAATTACTAAAGGTAAATCAGTTCTTTAAATTTATAATAGGAGCTGAAGATTTTAATAAAATTAAACCCGATCCTTACATGGCATTTAAAGCACTTAATAATTGCGGCATAACTTATAAAGAAGGTGCATTTAATCGTGATATATGGCTTATAGGTAATCATAAATTTGATTTAGAATGTGCTAAAAATATACCATGTACAGCAATTTATTATGGAAATCATGTTCCTACTGATTATGCCGTAGATTGTATATATGAAAATCATACCCAATTTAAAAATTATATAGAAACAAAACTATTTAACAAAACAACGGAAATGCATTATTAA
- the ruvB gene encoding Holliday junction ATP-dependent DNA helicase RuvB, whose protein sequence is MNTLPDSSNLVNYNASEEEKQQEKKLRPLNLSDFIGQQGTKENLQIFITAAKARKSALDHVLLHGPPGLGKTTMAQIIAREMGSNFKATAGPLLTKAGDLAALLTNLEQGDILFIDEIHRLPTQVEEVLYSAMEDFTLDLIIGEGPGARSVRIDIPPFTLVGATTRLGLLTNPLRDRFGIQLRMNFYSFIELEQVIERGANILGLNTTIDGHHEIAKRSRGTPRIALRLLRRVRDIVEVYENGIINAKSAELALQRLEVDNLGLDVNDKRYLNFIAEHYGMNPVGLETIAAALFEQKDTICETIEPYLIQQGLIQRTPRGRILTIQAFSHLGLVVPEVDK, encoded by the coding sequence ATGAATACATTACCAGATTCCAGTAATTTAGTAAATTATAATGCGAGTGAGGAAGAAAAACAGCAAGAAAAGAAATTACGGCCACTCAATTTGAGTGATTTTATAGGGCAGCAAGGTACTAAAGAAAATTTACAAATATTTATTACAGCAGCAAAAGCAAGAAAAAGTGCTTTAGATCATGTTTTATTACATGGTCCTCCTGGTCTTGGCAAAACCACTATGGCACAAATTATTGCCCGAGAAATGGGAAGTAACTTTAAAGCGACAGCTGGGCCTTTATTAACCAAGGCTGGAGATTTAGCTGCGCTTTTAACTAACTTAGAGCAAGGTGATATATTATTTATTGATGAAATTCATAGGCTGCCTACGCAAGTAGAAGAAGTACTTTACTCAGCTATGGAAGATTTTACTTTAGATTTAATTATTGGAGAAGGGCCTGGAGCACGTAGTGTACGTATAGATATACCTCCCTTTACTTTAGTAGGTGCAACAACAAGACTAGGATTACTTACTAACCCATTGCGGGATAGATTTGGCATACAACTACGTATGAATTTTTATAGTTTTATTGAATTAGAACAAGTTATAGAAAGAGGAGCGAATATTTTAGGATTAAATACTACTATAGATGGTCATCATGAAATTGCCAAAAGGTCGAGAGGTACTCCGCGTATAGCACTAAGGTTATTAAGAAGAGTTCGTGATATTGTAGAAGTATATGAAAATGGTATAATTAATGCTAAGAGTGCAGAACTAGCATTACAAAGATTAGAGGTAGATAATTTAGGTTTGGATGTAAATGATAAACGTTACTTGAATTTTATTGCAGAGCATTATGGAATGAATCCGGTGGGTTTAGAAACCATTGCAGCAGCACTTTTTGAACAAAAGGATACAATTTGTGAAACGATAGAACCATATTTAATTCAACAAGGGCTTATTCAGCGTACTCCAAGAGGACGGATCTTAACTATACAAGCATTTAGTCATTTAGGTTTAGTGGTACCCGAGGTAGATAAGTAA
- a CDS encoding Periplasmic binding component of lipoprotein LppC, which translates to MFKYVIKIILAVCIILLPACQLKNASKSNSISSKSKPISNTQEQVKIALLLPLSGKSQKLGRAMSEMAELSLFHTNNNNIKLLMYDTNDDTLMAQNRIKEAINNGAKLIIGPVFSNTTMAVKDIAINNKINLISFSNDPNLTNKGIFILGFSSDAQIKVITAYTMNQGINQFYTLLPATSYGRVVAQILRDIVINNGGNIVKTEFYTHNIAELEIAVESIVTAINNNLNNRQDDSINKQALFIPEGGNQLKAILTLLSKYKLDFDQVQLLGTGQWDDYDTFSISELNGAWFAGSYNKERELLENMFNREYGYRPPRLSILAYDAIALASTLADKKNFSKEALINKNGFIGVDGTFRFNSNGLTERNLAIIKILDQHLEVIEPSSATFID; encoded by the coding sequence ATGTTTAAATATGTTATTAAGATTATTTTAGCTGTTTGTATAATATTACTTCCTGCTTGCCAACTAAAAAATGCTTCTAAATCTAACTCTATTTCTAGTAAGTCTAAACCCATTTCTAATACCCAAGAACAAGTTAAGATAGCATTGCTCTTACCTCTCTCAGGTAAATCGCAAAAGCTAGGGCGTGCTATGTCAGAAATGGCAGAGTTATCTCTTTTTCATACAAATAACAATAATATAAAGCTTTTAATGTACGATACAAATGATGATACTCTTATGGCACAAAATCGTATAAAAGAAGCAATAAATAATGGAGCAAAATTAATTATTGGTCCGGTCTTTTCTAACACTACTATGGCAGTTAAAGATATAGCAATAAACAATAAAATAAATCTCATATCATTCTCTAATGACCCTAATTTAACCAATAAAGGTATTTTTATATTAGGATTTTCTTCTGATGCACAAATAAAGGTAATTACTGCGTATACTATGAATCAAGGCATTAATCAGTTTTATACCTTATTGCCTGCAACTTCTTATGGGCGTGTTGTTGCACAAATTTTACGTGATATTGTTATTAATAACGGTGGAAATATAGTCAAAACTGAATTTTATACCCATAATATAGCTGAACTCGAGATTGCCGTAGAAAGTATCGTCACGGCAATCAACAATAATCTTAATAACCGACAAGACGATTCCATCAACAAACAAGCACTATTTATACCAGAAGGTGGAAATCAATTAAAAGCTATTTTAACATTATTATCTAAGTATAAATTAGATTTTGATCAAGTACAATTACTTGGCACTGGTCAATGGGATGATTATGACACTTTTTCCATATCAGAATTAAATGGAGCGTGGTTCGCAGGTAGCTATAATAAAGAACGCGAACTCTTAGAAAACATGTTTAATAGAGAGTATGGTTATAGACCACCTCGCTTATCAATTCTAGCTTATGATGCAATTGCACTAGCTAGCACACTTGCCGATAAGAAGAATTTTAGCAAAGAAGCGCTTATAAATAAAAATGGATTTATAGGAGTAGATGGTACATTTAGATTTAATAGCAATGGCCTTACAGAAAGGAATTTAGCCATTATTAAAATTCTGGATCAACATTTGGAAGTTATTGAACCGTCTTCTGCAACTTTTATTGATTAA
- the rsmI gene encoding Ribosomal RNA small subunit methyltransferase I: protein MQGKLTGLYIVATPIGNYEDITLHAMRILRSVDFIICEDTRVTGRLLTHLNIKKSMFCYNDYSTDQDRFKFRKKLSEGLSAALVSDAGTPLISDPGYKLIQTFKEANIKVTTIPGPSSVIAALTVAALPTDRFLFMGFLPNKHEARLSNLKEIKELKASLVFFESAKRLRVTLQAMLEIFGSDRKISILRELTKIYEEHIHGTISELLERYNNVDVKGEIVIVVGPPIIYIIKDVNDINAQEILTLLAANSVKDTAAKLLARYPDCMKKEIYDKALLLSGKKENRN from the coding sequence ATGCAAGGTAAACTTACAGGATTATACATAGTTGCAACGCCTATTGGTAACTATGAGGATATTACGTTACACGCTATGCGTATTTTACGCTCTGTTGATTTTATTATATGCGAAGATACGAGAGTAACGGGTAGGTTATTAACCCATCTGAATATAAAAAAATCTATGTTTTGCTATAATGACTATAGTACAGATCAAGATCGATTTAAATTTCGTAAGAAACTTTCTGAAGGATTAAGTGCAGCGCTGGTATCAGATGCTGGGACACCTTTGATATCTGATCCAGGATATAAGCTAATTCAAACATTTAAAGAAGCTAATATAAAGGTAACGACTATACCTGGGCCTTCTTCTGTTATTGCAGCATTAACAGTTGCAGCGCTGCCCACAGATAGATTTTTATTTATGGGATTTTTACCTAATAAGCATGAAGCTAGACTTTCTAATTTGAAAGAAATAAAAGAGTTGAAAGCGAGTTTAGTATTTTTTGAATCAGCCAAACGTTTAAGAGTTACATTACAAGCAATGTTAGAAATATTTGGTTCGGATCGTAAAATTAGCATATTAAGAGAATTAACCAAGATTTATGAAGAGCATATACATGGCACTATAAGTGAGCTGCTTGAGAGGTACAATAATGTAGATGTTAAAGGAGAGATTGTAATTGTTGTTGGGCCTCCTATTATATATATAATTAAAGATGTAAATGATATTAATGCCCAAGAAATCTTAACATTACTTGCAGCAAATAGTGTAAAAGATACAGCAGCAAAATTATTAGCACGCTATCCTGATTGTATGAAAAAAGAAATCTATGACAAAGCATTATTGCTTTCTGGTAAAAAGGAGAATAGAAATTAG
- the pdxH gene encoding Pyridoxine/pyridoxamine 5'-phosphate oxidase — protein sequence MSDNHFFETNPFLLFEQWKHEAESSGALRPESMVLATATKDGLPSARVVLLKQYDERGFVFFTNLSSRKGQELHVNPHAALCIYWPIIEKQIRIEGKIELISADEADLYYNSRPKAFQINSWASKQSAKLVNFEQLQSRTTHFETLFKNKHIPRPEFWSGFRLAAQSIEFWNEGQNRMHTRILYVKQSTNWDITLLYP from the coding sequence ATGTCCGATAACCACTTTTTTGAAACCAATCCTTTCTTATTGTTTGAACAATGGAAACACGAGGCTGAAAGTTCAGGAGCTTTAAGACCTGAATCAATGGTCCTTGCAACAGCTACTAAAGATGGTTTACCCTCCGCACGAGTTGTTTTACTAAAACAATATGATGAAAGAGGCTTTGTCTTTTTTACCAATTTAAGCAGTAGAAAAGGTCAGGAATTACATGTTAATCCCCATGCGGCCTTATGTATATATTGGCCTATCATTGAAAAACAAATACGCATAGAAGGAAAGATAGAACTAATTTCTGCAGATGAAGCAGATCTATATTATAATAGCCGTCCTAAAGCTTTTCAGATTAATTCATGGGCTTCTAAACAATCAGCAAAATTAGTTAATTTTGAACAATTACAGTCTAGAACCACTCACTTTGAAACTTTATTTAAAAATAAGCATATACCTAGACCAGAATTTTGGTCTGGATTTAGATTAGCAGCTCAATCTATAGAGTTTTGGAATGAAGGCCAAAATAGAATGCATACTCGTATTTTATATGTAAAACAATCTACGAACTGGGATATAACACTATTATATCCTTAG